The following coding sequences are from one Biomphalaria glabrata chromosome 8, xgBioGlab47.1, whole genome shotgun sequence window:
- the LOC129927829 gene encoding uncharacterized protein LOC129927829, with the protein MSRGVLINFDDHHLLSLLSYHPTSTVSNTITSSPVSHTITSSPFSHTIPSSPVSHTITSSPFSHTITTSPVSNTITSSPVSHTITSSPFSHTITSSPISHTITSSPISHTITSSPISNTITSSPVSNTITSSPVSNTITSFPVSNTITSSPVSNTITSSPVSNTITSSPVSHNITSSPISHTITSSHVSNTITSSPISHTITSSPVSNTITSSPVSNTIPSSVSNTITSSPVSHTITSSPVSHTITSSPVSNTITSSPISHTITSSPVSNTITSSPVSTTITSSPISHTIPPLLSLIPLPPLPSLIPSPPLLSLIPSPPLLSLIPLPPLPSLIPSPLLPSLIPSPPLLSLIPSPPLPSLIPSPPLLSLIPSPPLPSLIPSPPLLSLIPLPPLPSLIPSPPLLSLIPLPPLQSLIPSHLYCL; encoded by the exons ATGAGCCGAGGAGTTTTGATCAACTTTGACG ACCATCACCTCCTCTCCCTTCTCTCATACCATCCCACCTCTACTGTCTCTAATACCATCACCTCCTCTCCCGTCTCTCATACCATAACCTCCTCTCCCTTCTCTCATACCATCCCCTCCTCTCCCGTCTCTCATACCATCACCTCCTCTCCCTTCTCTCATACCATCACCACCTCTCCTGTCTCTAATACCATCACCTCCTCTCCCGTCTCTCATACCATCACCTCCTCTCCCTTCTCTCATACCATCACCTCCTCTCCCATCTCTCATACCATCACCTCCTCTCCCATATCTCATACCATCACCTCCTCTCCCATCTCTAATACCATCACCTCCTCTCCCGTCTCTAATACCATCACCTCCTCTCCCGTCTCTAATACCATCACCTCCTTTCCCGTCTCTAATACCATCACCTCCTCTCCCGTCTCTAATACCATCACCTCCTCTCCCGTCTCTAATACCATCACCTCCTCCCCTGTCTCTCATAACATCACCTCCTCTCCCATCTCTCATACCATCACCTCCTCTCATGTCTCTAATACCATCACCTCCTCTCCCATCTCTCATACCATCACCTCCTCTCCTGTCTCTAATACCATCACCTCCTCTCCTGTTTCTAATACCATCCCCTCCTCCGTCTCTAATACCATCACCTCTTCTCCTGTCTCTCATACCATCACTTCCTCTCCCGTCTCTCATACCATCACCTCCTCTCCTGTCTCTAATACCATTACCTCCTCTCCCATCTCTCATACCATCACCTCCTCTCCTGTCTCTAATACCATCACCTCCTCTCCTGTCTCTACTACCATTACCTCCTCTCCAATCTCTCATACAATCCCACCTCTACTGTCTCTAATACCATTACCTCCTCTCCCATCTCTCATACCATCACCTCCTCTCCTGTCTCTAATACCATCACCTCCTCTCCTGTCTCTAATACCATTACCTCCTCTCCCGTCTCTAATACCATCCCCTCTTCTCCCATCTCTCATACCATCACCTCCTCTTCTGTCTCTAATACCATCACCTCCTCTCCCATCTCTCATACCATCACCTCCTCTTCTGTCTCTAATACCATCACCTCCTCTCCCATCTCTCATACCATCACCTCCTCTCCTGTCTCTAATACCATTACCTCCTCTCCCATCTCTCATACCATCACCTCCTCTCCTGTCTCTAATACCATTACCTCCTCTCCAATCTCTCATACCATCCCACCTCTACTGTCTCTAA